Proteins encoded by one window of Nocardia goodfellowii:
- a CDS encoding putative glycoside hydrolase: MLKRVPRAGRQRTVLVAVAAVVAVGLGSIVVGAMRGSPGELPLAGLPDGPVNAATLADMVIRVDARGQDPYAVRVELDGKPVAATVEGETVVVRPAPLPDGVHQLTASVPGGFLRDGPETSKSITVDATAPVVLVTAAPPMTSYRQPFVVRGTVQGARQVTLGSQPITPAADGSFEITVPHAPVGAEVKAVDVAGNATTVPVDAAVDIPRTRAVHVTAHAWSHEGLRESVLELARTGRIDTVQLDIKDEDGVIGYDSQVPLAREAGAATTIYDAPDALRRLHDMGLRVVGRIVAFRDPKVAEWAWHSGRRDLVVQNADGRPYSSHYGPIAFTNFAHPEIRGYNIDLATEAAQLGFDDIMYDYVRRPDGPLGQMRFPGATTDPTTSIAEFLRESRDPVHRAGAVLGAAVFGIASTRPEQIAQDIPLIARYVDYVAPMLYPSHWNPGEYGVADPNSQPYDIIYASLGDFIRLTQGTGAEVIPWLQDFSLGVDYGPAQVSAQIAAAAAAGIDSYILWSPTVRYHL; encoded by the coding sequence TTGCTGAAACGGGTTCCGCGGGCAGGCCGTCAGCGGACGGTGCTGGTGGCGGTCGCGGCGGTGGTAGCGGTCGGACTGGGGTCGATCGTGGTGGGGGCGATGCGTGGTTCGCCCGGCGAGCTCCCGCTGGCCGGCCTGCCGGACGGCCCGGTCAACGCTGCGACGCTGGCGGACATGGTGATTCGGGTCGACGCGCGCGGCCAGGATCCGTACGCGGTGCGCGTCGAGCTGGACGGTAAGCCGGTCGCCGCCACGGTCGAGGGCGAAACCGTCGTGGTCCGGCCGGCCCCGCTTCCCGATGGCGTGCACCAGCTCACCGCGTCGGTCCCGGGCGGGTTCCTGCGCGACGGGCCGGAAACGTCGAAGAGCATCACGGTCGACGCCACCGCGCCGGTGGTCCTGGTGACCGCGGCGCCGCCGATGACCTCCTACCGGCAGCCGTTCGTCGTCCGAGGCACCGTCCAGGGCGCGCGGCAAGTGACGCTCGGGTCGCAGCCGATCACGCCCGCCGCGGACGGTTCGTTCGAGATCACCGTGCCGCACGCGCCGGTCGGCGCGGAGGTGAAGGCCGTCGACGTCGCGGGCAACGCCACGACGGTGCCGGTCGACGCCGCCGTCGATATTCCGCGCACCCGCGCCGTCCATGTCACCGCGCACGCGTGGTCGCACGAGGGTCTGCGCGAGAGCGTGCTGGAGCTGGCGCGTACGGGCCGTATCGATACCGTCCAACTCGACATCAAGGATGAGGACGGCGTCATCGGCTACGACTCGCAGGTGCCGCTGGCCCGCGAAGCCGGTGCCGCCACAACGATTTACGACGCCCCCGACGCGCTGCGCCGGCTGCATGACATGGGTCTGCGGGTGGTGGGGCGGATCGTGGCGTTCCGGGATCCGAAGGTCGCCGAGTGGGCCTGGCACAGCGGCCGCCGCGACCTGGTGGTGCAGAACGCCGACGGCCGGCCGTATTCCAGCCACTACGGACCGATCGCGTTCACCAACTTCGCGCATCCCGAAATCCGCGGTTACAACATCGATCTCGCGACCGAGGCGGCGCAGCTGGGCTTCGACGACATCATGTACGACTATGTCCGGCGGCCCGACGGCCCGCTGGGCCAGATGCGATTTCCCGGCGCTACGACCGACCCCACCACCTCGATCGCGGAATTCTTGCGTGAGAGCAGGGATCCGGTGCACCGAGCGGGCGCGGTCCTCGGTGCCGCGGTGTTCGGCATCGCTTCGACCCGTCCGGAACAGATCGCCCAAGACATTCCGCTGATCGCCCGATACGTCGATTACGTGGCGCCGATGCTGTATCCGTCGCATTGGAACCCCGGTGAATACGGCGTCGCCGATCCGAACTCCCAGCCCTACGACATCATTTACGCGTCGCTCGGTGATTTCATCAGGTTGACCCAAGGCACGGGCGCGGAAGTCATTCCATGGCTGCAAGACTTCAGCCTGGGCGTAGATTACGGTCCCGCCCAGGTCAGCGCCCAGATAGCTGCTGCCGCCGCCGCGGGCATCGACAGCTATATCCTC
- a CDS encoding polysaccharide deacetylase family protein: MATGMVRSVLAALLFAAAAGCANAEPEAAPPPTAPAPAVPPAPTLDPVQVRANELGLVPVLMYHQFLPAPTGDYDQTLAEFRDELERLYREGYRPVTAAEYISGAIDIPAGTHPVVLTFDDSTASQFAFGADGGPAPNCAVGILEEFRARYPDFRPKATFYVNNEPFGNHPRALTWLAEHGYEVGSHTANHPNLARLDGVGVQREFAENVRAIEAAVPGKPVRTMALPLGIAPADRALAGAGHWAGTSYRFDAVMLVGAEPAPSPYGTVDPTAVPRIRSGKGEVLFDSAYWLDRLAENPALRYTSDGDPARISFPATGGAEPAAAWSTRANPY; encoded by the coding sequence GTGGCGACTGGGATGGTGCGAAGTGTCTTGGCGGCCTTGCTGTTCGCGGCCGCGGCCGGGTGTGCGAATGCCGAGCCCGAGGCGGCGCCACCGCCCACCGCGCCCGCGCCCGCCGTTCCGCCCGCCCCCACCCTCGACCCGGTGCAGGTGCGGGCGAACGAACTCGGCCTGGTCCCGGTGCTGATGTATCACCAATTCCTGCCCGCCCCCACCGGCGACTACGACCAGACCCTCGCCGAATTCCGAGACGAGCTGGAACGCCTGTACCGCGAGGGCTACCGCCCGGTGACCGCCGCCGAATACATCTCCGGCGCGATCGACATCCCGGCCGGCACCCACCCGGTGGTGCTGACCTTCGACGATTCGACCGCGAGCCAATTCGCGTTCGGCGCGGATGGCGGCCCCGCGCCGAACTGCGCGGTCGGCATCCTCGAGGAATTCCGCGCGCGCTACCCGGATTTCCGACCGAAAGCCACCTTCTACGTCAACAACGAGCCTTTCGGCAACCATCCGCGGGCCCTGACCTGGCTCGCCGAGCACGGCTACGAGGTGGGCTCGCACACCGCCAACCATCCCAACCTGGCCCGGCTGGACGGCGTCGGCGTACAACGCGAATTCGCCGAGAACGTTCGCGCCATCGAAGCGGCGGTGCCGGGAAAACCGGTGCGCACCATGGCTTTACCTCTCGGCATCGCTCCAGCCGACCGCGCACTCGCCGGAGCGGGTCACTGGGCGGGCACGTCCTACCGGTTCGACGCGGTCATGCTCGTCGGCGCGGAACCGGCCCCGTCGCCGTACGGCACGGTCGACCCCACCGCCGTCCCCCGGATCCGTTCCGGCAAAGGCGAAGTCCTCTTCGACTCGGCGTACTGGCTCGACCGGCTCGCCGAAAACCCCGCCCTGCGCTACACCTCGGACGGCGATCCCGCCAGGATCAGCTTCCCCGCCACCGGCGGCGCGGAACCGGCCGCGGCGTGGAGCACCCGGGCCAACCCGTACTGA
- a CDS encoding serine/threonine-protein kinase produces the protein MDGTPFGRYRLVELLGEGGMGQVYRAFDTGTDRVVALKVLPPHFAHDKVYRERFRREAQAAARLSEPHVIPIHHYGEIDDRLYLDMRLVEGTDLGSLLVLGGPLPPPKAVAYLEQIAAALDAAHEAGLVHRDVKPSNVLVTAADFAYLIDFGIAAGTGESSLTTTGATIGTFAYMAPERLTQGSYDGRADVYSLACVLYECLTGTKPFAGESAERQIAAHLTEPPPRPSNGQVSAAFDDVIARGMAKDPARRYRTAGELAAAARAAADAPRSSSRAPATVPDPARFDPTQLNPNPSPTRPRRPRRAGILVAVAALVAALIVGAVLVSQLQGKGESGSISSAPPPPGEPLDSTSTPTMTTTRGATSPTGVIPPPPQALDSIAAFVQEHYALLPDDPAAAWGRLTPRYQNYIGGYAGYRDFWGTVASTGVQVVDTDTGNLTATYRLTLRYVDGKVATETRVAVLVPVGEAFQIDSAELTS, from the coding sequence GTGGATGGAACACCGTTCGGCCGGTATCGGCTCGTCGAGTTGCTCGGCGAGGGCGGCATGGGGCAGGTGTATCGGGCCTTCGACACCGGGACCGATCGGGTGGTCGCCCTGAAGGTGCTGCCGCCGCATTTCGCGCACGACAAGGTGTATCGCGAGCGGTTCCGGCGGGAGGCGCAGGCGGCGGCGCGGCTGAGCGAACCGCACGTCATCCCGATCCATCACTACGGTGAGATCGACGACCGCCTCTACCTGGACATGCGGCTGGTCGAGGGCACGGATCTGGGCTCGCTGCTAGTGCTGGGCGGCCCGCTGCCACCGCCGAAAGCCGTGGCCTACCTGGAGCAGATCGCCGCGGCCTTGGACGCGGCGCACGAGGCGGGACTGGTGCACCGCGACGTGAAACCGTCCAATGTTCTTGTCACCGCAGCCGATTTCGCTTATCTCATCGATTTCGGGATCGCGGCGGGGACCGGGGAATCCAGTCTCACCACGACCGGCGCGACGATCGGCACGTTCGCCTACATGGCCCCGGAACGGCTGACCCAGGGTAGCTACGACGGTCGCGCCGATGTCTACTCGCTGGCGTGTGTGCTGTACGAATGCCTCACCGGCACCAAGCCTTTCGCGGGGGAGAGCGCCGAACGCCAGATCGCCGCGCATCTCACCGAACCGCCGCCGCGGCCGTCGAACGGGCAGGTATCAGCCGCGTTCGACGATGTGATCGCGCGCGGGATGGCGAAGGATCCGGCGCGGCGGTACCGGACGGCGGGGGAGTTGGCGGCGGCCGCGCGCGCGGCCGCCGACGCACCGCGGTCGAGTTCACGGGCCCCCGCCACAGTGCCCGATCCGGCCCGATTCGACCCCACGCAGCTCAATCCGAATCCGTCTCCGACCCGTCCGCGACGGCCCCGCCGAGCCGGAATCCTCGTGGCTGTCGCGGCTTTGGTGGCCGCGCTTATTGTCGGCGCGGTGCTGGTGAGCCAACTTCAGGGCAAGGGCGAGTCCGGGTCGATCAGCAGCGCGCCCCCGCCCCCGGGCGAACCGCTCGACTCGACATCGACGCCGACTATGACAACGACGCGAGGCGCGACCTCCCCGACCGGTGTGATTCCTCCACCACCCCAGGCGCTCGACAGCATCGCCGCCTTTGTCCAGGAACACTATGCGCTGCTCCCGGATGATCCGGCGGCCGCGTGGGGACGTCTTACGCCGCGCTACCAGAACTACATCGGCGGGTACGCCGGCTACCGGGACTTCTGGGGCACCGTCGCCTCGACCGGCGTGCAGGTGGTCGATACCGACACCGGCAATCTCACCGCCACCTACCGCTTGACCTTGCGCTATGTCGACGGCAAGGTCGCGACCGAAACCCGGGTGGCCGTGCTGGTTCCGGTCGGCGAGGCTTTCCAGATAGACAGCGCCGAACTCACGTCGTGA
- a CDS encoding phosphodiesterase — translation MAQYPAAVVENAFGAVARLRGARVFHPDGVYLTGRLRVDSEFEHLFGVGDQPVTARLSKGTSMPAGLPDVLGLAFRVPTRDNRPWDFTLATTGTGNLTRFLVTPTRGWRSARYGSLLPYRFDGSDATWIFAEPDHTQPDTASLDAMAGYVRDNFLTFLLTASSYAKPHRKFGELTLRQDEAVEHPIDYFDPILHCPPGVRMVPEVVSTVRELAYTGSRRGRHQIP, via the coding sequence ATGGCTCAGTACCCGGCAGCAGTGGTGGAAAACGCTTTCGGAGCCGTGGCCCGATTGCGTGGCGCGCGGGTCTTTCATCCCGACGGCGTCTATCTGACCGGTCGATTACGGGTCGACAGCGAGTTCGAGCACCTGTTCGGGGTGGGCGATCAGCCGGTGACCGCGCGGCTGTCGAAAGGAACGTCCATGCCCGCCGGACTTCCCGACGTACTCGGTCTCGCCTTCCGGGTCCCCACTCGCGACAACCGGCCGTGGGATTTCACGCTCGCCACCACCGGCACCGGCAACCTGACCCGGTTCCTGGTGACGCCCACCCGTGGCTGGCGCAGCGCACGGTACGGCAGTCTGCTGCCTTACCGTTTCGACGGTTCGGACGCCACCTGGATCTTCGCCGAACCCGATCACACGCAGCCGGACACGGCTTCACTGGACGCGATGGCGGGATATGTGCGAGACAACTTCTTGACGTTCCTGCTGACGGCGAGCAGCTATGCCAAGCCACATCGCAAATTCGGCGAGCTGACGTTGCGCCAGGACGAGGCGGTCGAACATCCCATCGACTATTTCGATCCGATCCTGCATTGTCCGCCCGGTGTGCGAATGGTTCCGGAGGTCGTCAGCACGGTCCGCGAACTCGCTTACACCGGTAGCCGCCGCGGCCGCCATCAGATTCCCTGA
- a CDS encoding DUF4383 domain-containing protein, with product MRRSPVQLGALVVGAVFLLVGILGFIPGVTSGYDTMEMAGHESHAELLGIFQVSILHNVVHLLFGLAGILAARTAPGARMYLLVGGAIYLVLWLYGLVIDRTSDANFVPLNVADNWLHFVLGIGMIALGLLLPRLGARTGGDFSTGNYPAGPGV from the coding sequence ATGCGGCGGTCACCGGTACAGTTGGGCGCCCTCGTGGTGGGCGCGGTGTTCCTTCTGGTGGGGATACTGGGGTTCATTCCCGGCGTCACCTCGGGCTACGACACCATGGAGATGGCGGGCCACGAATCACACGCCGAACTGCTCGGCATATTCCAGGTCTCGATTCTGCATAACGTCGTCCACCTACTGTTCGGTCTGGCGGGCATCCTCGCCGCTCGGACAGCGCCGGGAGCGCGGATGTACCTGCTCGTCGGCGGTGCGATCTACTTGGTGCTCTGGCTGTACGGCCTGGTCATCGATCGCACCAGTGACGCGAACTTCGTCCCGCTGAATGTCGCCGACAATTGGCTGCATTTCGTCCTGGGCATCGGCATGATCGCCCTCGGATTGCTGTTGCCCCGGCTGGGGGCGCGGACCGGCGGAGATTTCAGCACCGGTAACTACCCGGCGGGGCCGGGTGTCTGA
- a CDS encoding HAD family hydrolase encodes MGFPASITVALFDLDGVLTDTAQVHRRAWKETFDAFLARRIGDSYEPFSDDDYLEYVDGRPRADGVREFLRSRDITLPEGDPDDLPGDSTVHGVGNQKNQLLLAVIERDGIRVYPEAAGYVSRLREAGLGIGVVTSSANAEAVLTAAKLAHLVDVRIDGVEIAERGLRGKPAPDSFVAGATAFDVKPEQAVVFEDAVAGVEAGRAGAFGYVVGVDRVRDGRHAEALRAAGADVVVTDLTELEDRR; translated from the coding sequence ATGGGTTTTCCAGCTTCGATCACGGTGGCATTGTTCGATCTCGACGGTGTGCTGACCGATACCGCGCAGGTGCATCGGCGGGCGTGGAAGGAGACGTTCGACGCTTTTCTGGCCCGGCGAATCGGGGACTCGTACGAGCCGTTCAGCGACGACGACTATCTGGAGTATGTGGATGGACGGCCGCGCGCGGATGGCGTCCGGGAGTTCCTGAGATCACGGGACATCACCTTGCCGGAGGGCGATCCCGATGACCTGCCCGGAGATTCGACGGTGCACGGGGTGGGCAACCAGAAGAACCAGCTGCTGCTGGCCGTGATCGAACGCGACGGGATCCGGGTGTATCCGGAAGCGGCGGGGTATGTCTCGCGGCTCCGCGAGGCGGGGCTGGGCATCGGGGTGGTGACTTCGTCGGCGAACGCCGAGGCGGTGCTGACGGCCGCGAAACTGGCGCACCTGGTCGACGTCCGGATCGACGGCGTGGAGATCGCCGAGCGGGGTCTGCGCGGTAAACCCGCGCCCGATTCCTTCGTCGCCGGTGCCACGGCTTTCGACGTAAAGCCGGAGCAGGCTGTGGTTTTCGAGGACGCGGTGGCCGGTGTCGAAGCGGGACGGGCGGGCGCGTTCGGGTACGTGGTGGGCGTCGATCGGGTCCGCGACGGCAGGCACGCCGAGGCGCTGCGCGCGGCCGGCGCGGATGTGGTGGTCACCGATCTCACCGAACTGGAGGATCGGCGATGA
- a CDS encoding glycoside hydrolase family 65 protein, whose amino-acid sequence MKRDCSGFDIAPWELRWCGLDLDALHRTESIFALSNGHIGLRGSFEEGEPVGKPGTYLNGFYEKREFPYAEGGYGYPGDGQTMVNVTDGKIIRLLVEDEPLDMRYGKAVEHERVLDFRSGTLRRTTVWTSPTGRNVRINSERLVSFTDRALAAIRYEVEPLDGDMDLVIQSDLLANEPVPTQAGDPRLAAVLDRPLVSDFSAARDFSAVLAHHTRRSGLRMAAGMHHELSVTETPRCDIHAEDDLARLTVAVDVAQGDKLCLTKYLAYGWSSRRSTPALRAQVDAALAAGLETGWDELLTRQRQYLDNFWEHADIEIDGDPELQQAVRFAMFHVLQAGARGETRAIPAKGLTGPGYDGHAFWDTETFVLPVLMYTNPIAAGDALRWRHATLDQARQRAHELGQPGAMFPWRSINGEEGSGYWPTGTAAVHVNADIADAVVRYLAATGDEQFETECGVELLVETARLWAGLGHFDAAGAFRIDRVTGPDEYSALADNNAYTNLMAQQNLHEAAEACVRRPEIARRLRVEDAEIAAWRDAAKRMALPYNSDLGVHEQSEGCTRHARWDFAATPPEKYPLLLNYHYFDLYRKQVVKQADLTLAMYLRPEMFTPEQKARNFEYYEALTVRDSSLSACPQSVLAAEVGHLGLAYAYFGEAALTDLHDLHRNVSNGLHIASLAGTWICCVGGFGGMRTSGGRLCFAPRLPGELDRLAFRIIWRDSRIAVEITRETATYRLLSGASLTLRHHGEPFELTAAPVTLAIPELPVKPAPALPEGRAPYDRRQARNSGTKP is encoded by the coding sequence ATGAAGCGCGACTGCTCCGGCTTCGACATCGCGCCCTGGGAATTGCGCTGGTGCGGGCTCGATCTCGACGCATTGCATCGCACCGAATCGATCTTCGCGCTGTCCAACGGGCACATCGGGTTGCGCGGCAGCTTCGAGGAGGGTGAACCGGTGGGCAAACCCGGCACCTATCTGAACGGGTTCTACGAGAAGCGCGAATTCCCTTATGCCGAGGGCGGTTACGGCTACCCAGGCGACGGCCAGACGATGGTGAACGTCACCGACGGCAAGATCATCCGATTGCTCGTCGAGGACGAGCCGCTCGATATGCGCTACGGCAAAGCGGTGGAACACGAACGGGTGCTGGATTTCCGGTCGGGCACGTTGCGCCGCACCACGGTGTGGACCTCCCCCACCGGCCGCAATGTGCGGATCAATTCCGAGCGGCTGGTGTCGTTCACCGACCGCGCGCTGGCCGCGATCCGCTACGAGGTGGAGCCGCTCGACGGTGACATGGACCTGGTGATCCAGTCGGATCTGCTGGCGAACGAACCGGTTCCGACCCAGGCCGGTGATCCGCGGCTGGCCGCGGTGCTGGATCGTCCGCTGGTCTCGGACTTCTCGGCGGCGCGGGATTTCAGTGCGGTACTCGCCCACCACACCCGCCGCTCCGGGCTGCGGATGGCGGCGGGCATGCACCACGAGTTGAGCGTGACCGAGACACCGCGCTGCGATATCCACGCCGAGGACGATCTGGCCCGGCTGACCGTCGCGGTCGATGTGGCTCAAGGCGACAAGCTATGTCTGACAAAGTATCTCGCTTACGGCTGGTCCAGTCGCCGGTCCACCCCCGCGCTGCGGGCTCAGGTGGACGCGGCGCTGGCCGCCGGACTGGAAACCGGCTGGGACGAACTGCTGACCCGACAACGTCAGTACCTGGACAACTTCTGGGAGCACGCCGATATCGAGATCGACGGCGACCCGGAATTGCAGCAGGCGGTACGTTTCGCCATGTTCCACGTCCTGCAAGCCGGCGCGCGCGGTGAGACGCGGGCGATTCCGGCCAAGGGACTGACCGGCCCCGGCTACGACGGGCACGCGTTCTGGGACACCGAGACTTTCGTCCTGCCGGTACTCATGTACACCAACCCGATCGCGGCGGGAGACGCACTGCGCTGGCGGCACGCGACCCTGGACCAGGCCCGGCAACGAGCCCATGAGCTGGGCCAGCCCGGAGCGATGTTCCCGTGGCGCTCCATCAACGGCGAAGAGGGTTCGGGGTATTGGCCAACCGGTACCGCGGCGGTCCACGTGAACGCCGATATCGCCGACGCGGTGGTGCGCTACCTGGCCGCCACCGGCGACGAGCAGTTCGAAACCGAATGCGGCGTGGAGCTTTTGGTGGAGACCGCCCGGCTCTGGGCCGGTCTCGGACACTTCGACGCGGCCGGCGCGTTCCGGATCGATCGGGTCACCGGACCCGACGAATATTCGGCGCTGGCCGACAACAACGCCTACACCAATCTGATGGCGCAGCAGAATCTGCACGAGGCCGCCGAGGCGTGTGTCCGCCGGCCCGAGATCGCGCGCCGCCTCCGGGTCGAGGACGCCGAGATCGCGGCCTGGCGGGACGCCGCGAAACGCATGGCGCTGCCGTACAACTCGGACCTGGGCGTGCACGAACAATCAGAGGGCTGTACCCGGCACGCCCGCTGGGATTTCGCCGCGACACCGCCGGAGAAGTATCCGCTGCTGCTGAATTACCACTACTTCGACCTGTACCGGAAGCAAGTGGTGAAGCAAGCGGACCTGACCTTGGCGATGTACCTGCGGCCGGAGATGTTCACGCCCGAGCAGAAGGCCCGCAACTTCGAGTACTACGAGGCCCTGACGGTGCGCGACTCCTCGCTGTCGGCCTGCCCGCAATCCGTGCTCGCCGCGGAGGTGGGCCATCTGGGCTTGGCCTACGCCTATTTCGGTGAGGCCGCGCTGACCGACCTGCACGATCTGCACCGCAACGTCTCCAACGGGCTGCATATCGCGTCGCTGGCGGGGACCTGGATCTGCTGTGTGGGTGGCTTCGGCGGCATGCGCACCAGCGGCGGACGCCTGTGCTTCGCGCCGCGACTACCCGGGGAGCTCGACCGCTTGGCCTTCCGCATCATCTGGCGAGACAGCCGGATCGCGGTGGAGATCACCCGGGAGACCGCGACCTACCGGCTGCTGTCGGGTGCGTCGCTCACCCTCCGGCATCATGGTGAGCCGTTCGAGCTGACCGCCGCGCCGGTCACCCTGGCGATTCCGGAGTTGCCGGTCAAACCCGCCCCGGCGCTGCCCGAAGGCCGCGCACCGTACGACCGGCGACAAGCGAGGAATTCCGGGACCAAGCCCTGA
- a CDS encoding maleylpyruvate isomerase family mycothiol-dependent enzyme, producing MDRVQIQEQVRDERLALADFLEGLSEHEWRRPSLCAGWTVHEVLAHLTLSNRDTVRSVLVDVIRARGNWDRANADAARRQAVRYTPTELIALLRAGADCHRRSPGAGALDPLVDIIVHGQDIARPLGRDYRPPAERVVAPLDYALGSMFYGAKKRLRGKRLIATDARWSHGDGPEEVRAPVVDLLLIATGREVSTGVQA from the coding sequence ATGGACCGTGTACAGATCCAGGAGCAGGTGCGGGACGAGCGGCTGGCGCTGGCGGACTTTCTCGAGGGTCTCAGCGAGCACGAGTGGCGGCGGCCGTCGCTGTGTGCGGGATGGACCGTGCACGAGGTGCTCGCACATCTGACGCTGTCCAACCGCGACACGGTGCGCTCGGTCCTCGTGGACGTCATCCGGGCGAGGGGGAATTGGGACCGGGCGAACGCGGACGCGGCGCGCCGGCAGGCCGTGCGGTACACGCCCACCGAACTGATCGCGCTGCTGCGCGCGGGCGCGGACTGTCATCGGCGGTCCCCGGGCGCGGGTGCGCTCGATCCGCTGGTGGACATCATCGTGCACGGGCAGGACATCGCCCGGCCGCTCGGGCGGGACTACCGCCCACCGGCCGAACGGGTGGTCGCGCCGCTCGACTACGCGCTGGGCAGCATGTTCTACGGTGCCAAGAAGCGGCTGCGCGGCAAGCGCCTGATCGCGACGGATGCGCGGTGGAGTCATGGTGACGGACCCGAGGAAGTGCGCGCGCCGGTGGTCGACCTGCTGCTGATCGCCACCGGGCGCGAGGTCTCCACCGGCGTGCAGGCCTGA
- a CDS encoding SCP2 sterol-binding domain-containing protein yields the protein MNSDTTEAEFQHLVTSSSDDELLDIMADPVERPRILRRIFEIWRAGVDSGKTRKVDALIRWQIGIRPDTWDMHIRHGVCTATPGPIPAAPAVTITLGDVSFLRLIARQASGVHLLATRKMRITGSIPTAMRLDTWFP from the coding sequence ATGAACAGTGACACCACCGAAGCCGAGTTCCAGCACCTGGTCACCAGTTCGTCCGACGACGAACTGCTCGACATCATGGCCGACCCGGTCGAGCGGCCTCGAATCCTGCGGCGGATCTTCGAAATATGGCGCGCCGGAGTCGATTCCGGAAAGACGCGCAAGGTGGACGCGCTGATCCGATGGCAGATCGGAATCCGCCCCGACACCTGGGACATGCACATCCGGCACGGCGTCTGCACCGCCACACCCGGCCCCATCCCGGCCGCTCCGGCGGTCACCATCACCCTGGGTGACGTCTCCTTCCTGCGCCTCATCGCCCGCCAGGCCAGCGGCGTGCACCTGCTGGCGACCCGGAAGATGCGCATCACGGGCAGTATTCCGACCGCTATGCGCCTGGATACCTGGTTCCCCTGA
- a CDS encoding SDR family NAD(P)-dependent oxidoreductase, whose protein sequence is MSEFVGKTAVVTGAGSGIGQALARQLAASGARLALTDIDEAGLAETVQQVRALGGEVRAEPLDVRDRGAMAAYADRVRTQFGAVHLVVNNAGVSFTGEITETEYADLERVMQVNFWGVVHGTKAFLPHLIASGDGHLVNISSVFGLVAFPGQSAYSAAKFAVRGFTEALRMELRAAGHPVRVTCVCPGGVKTAIVRNSNAAAGIDVDVLAAAFDRDPGVSPVAAARTILSGVRAGRARVLVGRDAWILDLLQRLLGPAYQRVVGPEGARLLDQVRRRPLEGLREAK, encoded by the coding sequence GTGAGCGAATTCGTCGGCAAGACCGCGGTGGTCACCGGCGCCGGTTCGGGCATCGGGCAGGCGCTGGCGCGGCAGCTGGCCGCGTCCGGCGCTCGCCTGGCGCTCACCGACATCGACGAGGCAGGCTTGGCCGAGACGGTGCAGCAGGTGCGGGCGCTCGGCGGCGAGGTCCGCGCCGAGCCGCTGGACGTGCGCGATCGGGGTGCGATGGCCGCCTACGCCGATCGGGTGCGCACGCAATTCGGCGCGGTGCATCTGGTGGTCAACAACGCGGGCGTCTCGTTCACCGGCGAGATCACCGAAACCGAGTACGCCGACCTGGAACGGGTCATGCAGGTGAACTTCTGGGGTGTGGTGCACGGCACCAAGGCGTTCCTGCCGCACCTCATCGCCTCCGGTGACGGTCACCTGGTCAACATCTCCAGTGTGTTCGGCCTCGTCGCGTTCCCGGGTCAAAGCGCTTACAGCGCGGCGAAATTCGCCGTCCGCGGCTTCACCGAAGCGCTGCGCATGGAATTGCGGGCCGCCGGCCATCCGGTACGCGTGACCTGCGTGTGCCCGGGCGGCGTCAAGACCGCCATCGTGCGGAACTCGAACGCGGCCGCCGGCATCGACGTGGATGTCCTGGCGGCCGCGTTCGACCGTGACCCCGGGGTTTCGCCGGTCGCGGCGGCCCGCACCATCCTGTCCGGCGTCCGCGCCGGACGGGCCCGGGTGCTGGTCGGCCGGGACGCCTGGATCCTGGACCTGCTCCAGCGCCTGCTCGGACCGGCCTACCAGCGGGTCGTCGGCCCCGAAGGGGCTCGGCTGCTCGACCAGGTCCGCCGAAGGCCCCTCGAAGGACTGCGAGAAGCGAAATGA